From Synoicihabitans lomoniglobus, the proteins below share one genomic window:
- a CDS encoding glycosyltransferase family 4 protein, with protein MKILVVQDFLRSGGTERQSVLLAEGFASAGHATHLVTFRPGGPLQPPAPPDRLTIHSLQKRDSRLDWWAPGLVRYAKQHQPDIVLCMGRMANCYGGALQDALPNNAVVSTLRTGKPLPWLFKRSLQRTRQVIANSRAARDAAVADHGVPAAQIAVIHNALVFEPTDAASTEPSDLRSDHGASASTVVMLDVAMFRPEKNHIALVEILATLVPEFDVQLWLAGDGPALAACRDRASALGISDRVRFLGWSSDPKPFYLAADIAVHASRRESLSNFLIEAQAHGLPAVAYDALGVGETFLPGETGYLIPRDDAEAFRAKLITLIENTSMRERMGARARSFADENFSTQRQIDAYLERFQTLSNPPASP; from the coding sequence ATGAAAATACTCGTCGTGCAAGATTTCCTGCGCAGTGGCGGCACCGAACGCCAATCGGTGCTCCTTGCCGAAGGTTTCGCCTCCGCCGGACACGCCACCCACCTCGTCACCTTCCGTCCGGGCGGTCCGCTCCAGCCCCCGGCCCCGCCTGATCGCTTGACGATCCACTCGCTGCAAAAGCGCGATTCACGCCTCGATTGGTGGGCCCCCGGACTCGTGCGCTACGCCAAGCAACATCAGCCCGACATCGTGTTGTGCATGGGGCGCATGGCCAATTGCTACGGCGGCGCCCTGCAGGACGCCCTGCCAAACAACGCCGTCGTCTCCACCCTGCGCACCGGCAAACCCCTGCCGTGGCTGTTCAAACGCTCCCTACAGCGAACCCGCCAGGTGATCGCCAACAGTCGCGCCGCACGTGACGCCGCCGTCGCGGACCATGGTGTCCCCGCCGCGCAAATCGCCGTCATCCACAACGCCCTGGTGTTTGAACCCACCGACGCCGCGTCGACCGAGCCTTCCGATCTGAGATCCGACCACGGGGCTTCCGCCTCCACGGTGGTGATGCTCGATGTCGCGATGTTTCGGCCCGAGAAAAACCACATCGCCCTCGTCGAAATCCTGGCGACCTTGGTCCCCGAATTCGATGTGCAACTCTGGCTGGCCGGCGACGGTCCCGCCCTCGCCGCTTGTCGCGATCGCGCCTCGGCACTCGGGATCAGCGATCGCGTGCGGTTCCTCGGCTGGAGCTCGGACCCGAAGCCGTTTTACCTCGCCGCCGACATCGCGGTGCATGCGTCCCGCCGCGAGTCCTTGTCCAATTTTCTCATCGAAGCCCAGGCCCACGGCCTGCCCGCCGTCGCCTATGACGCGCTCGGCGTCGGCGAAACGTTTCTGCCCGGTGAAACCGGATATCTCATCCCGAGGGATGATGCCGAAGCCTTTCGGGCCAAACTCATTACCTTGATCGAAAACACTTCCATGCGCGAACGCATGGGGGCGCGCGCCCGGTCATTCGCCGACGAAAATTTTTCGACGCAGCGACAAATCGACGCCTATCTCGAACGCTTTCAAACCCTCTCGAATCCCCCCGCATCCCCATGA
- a CDS encoding DeoR/GlpR family DNA-binding transcription regulator, protein MTNRRRVELIEKYLRDHRYADLHTLSTRFRISVSTVRRALDELESRGSARRHHGGASAIDSDEVAREYDFIARDQRNADEKFVMARFIAERVLPGMTVIIDGGTSPYAVARLLIGKRLNVITNSLPVAGLLSDVSSIETIVTGGTIHNRIGVLVGPHCDEMLERVHADIAILGAVGVTAEGMWAHNPPIAATQKRMVEAADQCIFAVDHSKFGRKAPILATGFAENHTIVTDSEPPAEVAAAMRAARATLALCPRG, encoded by the coding sequence ATGACCAATCGCCGCCGCGTCGAATTGATTGAAAAATACCTGCGCGACCACCGCTACGCCGATTTACACACCCTTTCCACCCGGTTTCGCATCTCCGTATCGACGGTCCGGCGCGCGCTCGACGAGCTCGAATCCCGCGGCTCCGCGCGGCGCCATCACGGCGGGGCTTCCGCGATCGATTCCGACGAAGTGGCCCGCGAATACGACTTCATCGCCCGCGACCAACGCAATGCGGACGAGAAATTCGTCATGGCCCGATTCATCGCCGAACGGGTCCTGCCCGGAATGACCGTCATCATCGATGGCGGCACCTCTCCCTATGCGGTGGCCCGGCTACTCATCGGCAAACGTCTCAATGTCATCACCAATTCGCTGCCGGTCGCCGGGTTGCTCAGCGACGTCAGTTCCATCGAGACGATCGTCACCGGCGGCACGATTCACAACCGCATCGGCGTGTTGGTTGGACCCCACTGTGACGAGATGCTCGAACGCGTGCATGCGGATATCGCCATCCTCGGTGCCGTCGGCGTGACGGCCGAGGGCATGTGGGCTCACAATCCTCCCATCGCGGCCACCCAAAAGCGCATGGTCGAAGCCGCCGACCAGTGCATCTTCGCCGTCGACCACTCCAAGTTCGGCCGCAAAGCCCCGATCCTCGCCACCGGTTTCGCGGAAAACCACACCATCGTCACCGACAGCGAACCGCCGGCCGAAGTCGCCGCCGCCATGCGCGCCGCCCGCGCCACGCTCGCGCTGTGTCCGAGGGGGTGA
- a CDS encoding response regulator: MTADHSDSATLPSILVVDDEPDLLIVMAARLKDDYHVEVASSAAEADVLLGMQHFDLVISDHLMPNEEGLEFLMRVAQHFPATKRILVTGYLNPELISRAQTLADLSGYLVKPIEGQQLLAAVAGALAT, translated from the coding sequence ATGACGGCGGACCACTCTGATTCCGCGACACTACCGTCCATTCTGGTGGTCGACGACGAGCCGGATTTGCTGATCGTCATGGCGGCGCGTCTGAAGGACGACTATCACGTGGAAGTCGCCTCGTCTGCGGCGGAAGCCGATGTGCTGCTCGGCATGCAGCATTTCGATTTGGTGATATCCGATCATTTGATGCCGAACGAGGAGGGGTTGGAGTTTCTCATGCGGGTGGCGCAGCACTTCCCGGCGACCAAGCGCATTCTCGTGACGGGCTATTTGAATCCGGAACTGATTTCGCGGGCACAGACCCTGGCCGATTTGAGCGGTTATCTCGTCAAACCCATCGAAGGACAGCAACTGCTCGCGGCCGTGGCCGGAGCGTTGGCCACTTAA
- a CDS encoding response regulator, which produces MSSTPAESPTPAAPRAAILLVDDEESLLDIFVSALSPDYECMTATSSREAEFILRKNSFKVVIADHLMPGGNGMSFLVRAREEYPHMQRVLVTGYMKPEMLLRSVNEAALFRYLLKPVSLTELVNVTAEAVKLHDLSVKG; this is translated from the coding sequence ATGAGTTCCACCCCTGCAGAATCTCCGACTCCAGCCGCACCTCGTGCCGCCATTCTACTGGTTGATGATGAGGAATCACTGCTCGACATCTTTGTTTCCGCCTTGTCGCCGGATTATGAATGCATGACGGCCACGTCGTCGCGGGAAGCGGAATTTATTTTGCGCAAAAATTCCTTCAAGGTGGTTATCGCGGACCATCTCATGCCCGGCGGCAACGGCATGAGTTTTCTGGTCAGAGCGCGCGAAGAGTATCCCCACATGCAGCGCGTGTTGGTCACCGGCTACATGAAACCGGAAATGTTGCTCCGGAGCGTGAACGAGGCCGCCCTGTTTCGCTATTTGCTCAAACCGGTGTCGCTGACCGAACTCGTCAACGTCACGGCCGAAGCGGTCAAGTTGCACGACCTGTCGGTCAAGGGGTGA
- the uvrA gene encoding excinuclease ABC subunit UvrA, producing the protein MVSSGRPSAPDCIRLRGVRQNNLKGFDLDIPLGRYVVVTGLSGAGKSSLVFDTLHAEGQRRYVETFSAYTRQFLDLLDKPAVDTIENIRPSIAIEQTNTVKTSRSTVGTMTELTDYAKVWFSHVAKCYDPDTGLEVVDDTPATIWNKATVAHPDTQVVVAFKVTRPGKLKWSEILKNLRGQAYVRVLVPDVPTPDLTAHRIDELEAKLSLLDDVDHLFVAQDRVTLRDADRGRFLEAAESALHFGQGELHLFKSASSGPSFVAAGHYSRGLHAPGSGRSFRAASPALFSFNSPLGACPHCRGFGRVIEIDYRLAIPDHTKSIDDGAIKCWEGQVYGESKKDLLKFTRKLKIPTNIPFAQMKPEHRNFVINGSPGYGEDGVEWPKAWYGLKGFFGWLEKNTYKMHVRVFLSRFRAYNPCPHCGGTRLQPEALCWKWEGQTLPELYTTPVSDLLQRLHANTPAAGDRQSELAFNAMVTRLRYLEQVGLGYLTLDRSSKTLSGGEVQRVNLTSCLGTSLVDTLFVLDEPSVGLHPRDIDRLIGIIRTLTDAGNTVVVVEHDEAMIRAADHLIEIGPEPGSRGGHVVFEGNLPAMLESEASITGRYLSGRATISAPASRRTVSAQTPRLTFEGVTKHNLRDVTLAVPLQRLVCLSGVSGSGKSTLLNHAIYQGLLTHRFQQTEDVAAINAIHGDDGSEIVLVDQSPLSRTPRSNPALYCEAWDGIRNLFAREPAATAAGFTASSFSFNAGDGRCDHCQGLGYERVEMQFLSDVFVPCPMCEGRRFKPEVLAIKWNGRSVAELLQTSISDALPLFAEQDAIASRLRSLDTVGLGYLTLGQPLNTLSGGEAQRLKLVKYLGAMGESTADESALLLLDEPTTGLHRHDVGRLLAVLQALVDRGHSVIVIEHNLDVLKAADWLIEIGPEAGADGGRIIAEAPPETIAALTGRAATATSPYLREALDPTCHLIGDKMPLLAAESAVAMPVRASGLSIVGARENNLKNLSLNLPHNELIVVTGVSGSGKSTLAFDIVFAEGQRRFMESMSAYARQFVEQLPRPAIDHLGGIPPTVAIEQRITRGSRKSTVATITEVAQYLRLLYARMGVQHHPDSDRPVEPLSPAQLRQLLTRVLRSPQARRAKHLYLCAPLIRGRKGHHEPIAKWIERHGFELMRADGRVFPVDAFTKLDRYKEHDVEVVVADLKTLAATELGTALQEALRLGKGGCFLINPAGEVLSWFSTTRTDLESGESFPELDPKHFSHNSPRGWCPACRGHGRIFGWMAAKNDKDDLPPEIADLSAGLSEKSDASSTPCPQCLGDRLNRVSRAVKLPLKGRQPPISLPDLLRGTAEAVLKNLRNLKSDTRSKIILRDILPQIEERLKFLDHVGLGYLALERPTATLSGGEAQRIRLAAQLGTNLAGVLYVLDEPSIGLHARDNDRLIATLESLRDKGNSLLVVEHDDELMLHADRIVDLGPGAGTHGGELLAAGTPAEIQANAQSLTGLFLAKGIAHPIKGAYRSLPAPRGPGRATDWLKLSKVSFRNLQGFDLNLPLGRLVMAVGPSGAGKSTLFRDVLRPAVSAAIKAKKTRLTGATLVKMGAFDDVEEAMEGAPFGELSGALPFKTVIEVDQSPIGKTPRSTPATYLGIFDLIRQFFASLPESKIRGYTASRFSFNTAGGRCETCAGGGRIKLEMAFMPDTFLPCDDCGGSRYGPELDDVTWNDRTIGDVLRLTFEEAAAFFSFHSQLGAICQLMVDCGLGYLTLGQSSPSLSGGEAQRLKLIAELSRGLASYTERSRGQQPHNLYLLEEPTIGLHLSDCEKLIHLLHSLVDQGHSVVVIEHHLDLIAEADYVIELGPTGGPDGGRLLYQGNLAGLMKRARSVTAPYLREKIDRA; encoded by the coding sequence GTGGTTTCCTCTGGTCGTCCTTCCGCTCCCGATTGTATCCGCCTCCGTGGTGTTCGTCAGAACAACCTGAAGGGGTTTGACCTCGATATCCCGCTGGGGCGCTACGTCGTTGTCACCGGTCTCAGCGGCGCGGGAAAAAGCTCGCTCGTCTTCGATACCCTGCACGCCGAGGGCCAACGCCGCTACGTCGAGACGTTCAGTGCCTACACGCGACAATTTCTCGATCTGCTCGACAAACCCGCCGTCGACACGATCGAGAATATCCGCCCGTCCATCGCGATCGAGCAGACCAACACGGTCAAAACATCGCGTTCCACCGTCGGAACCATGACCGAGCTCACCGACTACGCCAAGGTGTGGTTCAGTCACGTGGCGAAATGCTACGACCCCGACACCGGACTCGAGGTCGTCGACGACACGCCTGCCACCATCTGGAACAAAGCGACCGTCGCCCATCCCGATACGCAAGTTGTGGTGGCCTTCAAAGTGACACGGCCGGGAAAGCTCAAGTGGAGCGAGATTCTCAAAAACCTGCGGGGCCAAGCCTATGTGCGCGTGCTGGTGCCCGATGTGCCGACTCCCGACCTCACCGCGCATCGGATCGATGAACTGGAGGCCAAACTCTCACTTCTCGACGACGTCGATCACCTCTTCGTAGCGCAGGACCGCGTCACGCTGCGCGATGCCGATCGCGGTCGCTTCCTTGAAGCTGCCGAGTCGGCCCTGCATTTCGGCCAAGGCGAGCTTCACCTCTTCAAATCCGCCTCCTCCGGCCCGAGCTTCGTCGCCGCCGGACACTACTCCCGCGGGCTTCACGCGCCCGGCTCCGGTCGCTCGTTTCGCGCGGCGAGTCCCGCGTTGTTTTCGTTCAACTCGCCGCTCGGAGCGTGTCCGCATTGTCGGGGCTTCGGTCGCGTCATCGAAATCGATTACCGCCTGGCCATCCCCGACCACACCAAGTCGATCGATGATGGCGCCATCAAATGCTGGGAAGGCCAAGTCTACGGCGAGTCCAAGAAGGACCTGCTCAAATTCACCCGGAAACTGAAAATCCCGACCAACATCCCCTTCGCTCAAATGAAGCCGGAGCATCGGAACTTCGTGATCAACGGTTCCCCCGGTTACGGCGAAGACGGCGTCGAGTGGCCGAAGGCTTGGTATGGCCTGAAAGGCTTTTTCGGCTGGCTCGAAAAGAACACCTACAAGATGCACGTGCGGGTCTTCCTTTCCCGTTTTCGCGCCTACAATCCGTGTCCGCACTGCGGCGGCACGCGCCTGCAACCCGAGGCCCTCTGTTGGAAATGGGAAGGGCAAACGCTGCCCGAACTCTACACCACGCCGGTCAGCGACTTGCTCCAGCGCCTCCACGCCAACACGCCCGCCGCCGGAGACCGCCAGTCCGAACTCGCGTTCAACGCCATGGTCACGCGCCTGCGCTATCTGGAACAGGTGGGACTGGGTTACCTGACCCTGGATCGCTCGTCCAAAACGCTATCAGGCGGCGAGGTCCAACGCGTCAACCTCACCTCCTGCCTCGGCACTTCGTTGGTCGATACCTTGTTCGTCCTCGACGAGCCGAGTGTCGGTCTGCATCCGCGTGATATCGACCGGCTCATCGGCATCATCCGCACGCTCACCGATGCGGGTAACACCGTCGTCGTCGTCGAGCACGACGAAGCCATGATTCGCGCGGCCGACCATCTCATTGAAATCGGCCCGGAACCCGGCAGTCGCGGAGGTCACGTGGTCTTCGAAGGCAACCTTCCCGCCATGCTGGAATCTGAAGCCAGTATCACCGGCCGCTACCTCTCCGGTCGCGCCACCATCTCGGCCCCCGCGTCGCGCCGGACGGTAAGCGCCCAGACTCCGCGACTCACGTTCGAAGGCGTTACCAAACACAACTTGCGCGACGTCACCCTCGCCGTGCCATTGCAACGATTGGTCTGTCTCAGCGGCGTGTCCGGCTCGGGCAAATCCACCCTGCTGAACCACGCGATCTACCAGGGCCTGCTGACACATCGTTTTCAACAAACCGAAGACGTCGCCGCGATCAACGCGATCCACGGCGACGACGGCAGCGAGATTGTGCTCGTGGACCAGAGTCCGCTTTCCCGCACCCCGCGTTCCAATCCCGCCCTCTACTGCGAAGCCTGGGACGGCATCCGCAATCTGTTCGCTCGCGAACCGGCCGCCACTGCCGCCGGGTTCACGGCCTCCAGCTTTTCCTTCAACGCCGGCGACGGGCGATGCGATCACTGTCAGGGCCTCGGTTACGAACGCGTCGAGATGCAGTTCCTCTCCGATGTCTTCGTCCCCTGCCCGATGTGCGAGGGCCGCCGTTTCAAACCCGAAGTGCTCGCGATCAAATGGAACGGCCGCTCCGTGGCCGAGCTCCTGCAGACTTCGATCTCCGACGCCCTGCCACTCTTTGCCGAGCAGGACGCCATCGCTTCGCGTCTCCGCTCCTTGGATACCGTGGGACTCGGTTACCTAACACTCGGCCAGCCCCTCAACACCCTCTCCGGCGGTGAAGCCCAACGCCTTAAACTGGTCAAATATCTCGGCGCCATGGGTGAATCCACCGCCGATGAATCCGCCCTGCTTTTACTGGACGAGCCCACCACCGGTCTGCATCGCCACGACGTCGGTCGCTTGCTCGCGGTGTTGCAGGCACTCGTCGATCGCGGCCACAGCGTGATCGTGATTGAGCACAATCTCGACGTGCTGAAAGCCGCCGATTGGCTCATCGAAATCGGGCCCGAAGCCGGCGCCGACGGCGGTCGCATCATCGCCGAAGCCCCGCCCGAAACCATCGCCGCCCTCACCGGTCGCGCCGCCACCGCCACGTCCCCGTATCTCCGCGAAGCCCTCGATCCCACTTGTCACCTAATAGGTGACAAAATGCCGTTACTTGCTGCTGAATCAGCTGTTGCGATGCCCGTTCGAGCCTCCGGACTGTCGATCGTGGGGGCGCGGGAGAACAACCTGAAGAACCTGTCCCTGAATCTGCCCCACAACGAATTGATCGTGGTCACGGGGGTGTCGGGTTCGGGTAAATCCACGTTGGCCTTCGACATCGTGTTCGCCGAGGGCCAACGGCGCTTCATGGAATCCATGTCGGCCTACGCCCGGCAATTTGTGGAGCAGTTGCCGCGACCCGCCATCGATCACTTGGGCGGCATCCCACCCACCGTGGCCATCGAGCAACGCATCACGCGCGGCTCCCGCAAATCAACCGTGGCGACCATTACTGAAGTAGCCCAATATTTGCGCCTGCTCTACGCCCGCATGGGGGTGCAGCATCATCCGGACTCCGACCGACCGGTCGAACCGCTGAGCCCGGCCCAGCTCCGCCAATTGCTAACTCGCGTGCTGCGCAGCCCCCAGGCCCGCCGCGCCAAACATCTGTATTTGTGCGCGCCGCTGATTCGTGGCCGCAAGGGACACCACGAGCCGATCGCGAAGTGGATCGAGCGTCATGGGTTTGAACTCATGCGTGCGGACGGACGCGTATTTCCCGTCGACGCGTTCACCAAACTCGACCGCTACAAGGAACACGATGTCGAGGTGGTGGTGGCCGATCTCAAGACCCTCGCCGCCACCGAACTCGGCACTGCCTTGCAGGAGGCGCTCCGCCTCGGCAAAGGCGGCTGTTTCCTCATCAACCCCGCCGGCGAAGTGCTGTCCTGGTTTTCCACCACGCGCACCGACTTGGAGTCCGGCGAATCGTTTCCGGAGCTCGATCCCAAACATTTCTCGCACAATTCCCCGCGCGGCTGGTGCCCGGCCTGCCGCGGACACGGACGCATCTTCGGCTGGATGGCGGCGAAAAACGACAAGGACGACCTGCCCCCGGAGATCGCGGACCTGTCGGCCGGCTTAAGCGAAAAATCCGACGCATCATCAACGCCCTGCCCTCAGTGCCTGGGCGACCGTTTGAACCGCGTTTCCCGGGCCGTGAAACTGCCCCTGAAGGGACGCCAGCCGCCCATCTCCTTGCCCGATCTGCTGCGGGGCACCGCCGAAGCGGTTTTGAAGAACCTGCGTAACCTAAAATCGGATACTCGCAGCAAAATTATTCTCCGGGACATCCTGCCGCAGATTGAGGAACGCCTGAAATTTCTCGATCACGTGGGACTCGGTTACCTCGCGCTGGAGCGGCCCACCGCCACGCTCTCGGGCGGTGAAGCTCAGCGTATTCGTCTGGCCGCCCAACTCGGCACCAATCTTGCCGGCGTGCTCTACGTGCTCGACGAACCCAGCATCGGCTTGCACGCCCGCGACAACGACCGCCTGATCGCCACGCTCGAATCCCTCCGCGACAAGGGCAACTCCCTGCTGGTCGTCGAGCACGACGACGAACTCATGCTCCACGCCGATCGCATCGTCGACTTGGGTCCCGGTGCCGGCACCCATGGCGGCGAGTTGCTGGCGGCCGGCACGCCCGCCGAGATCCAAGCCAACGCCCAATCCCTCACCGGCCTGTTCCTCGCCAAGGGTATCGCGCATCCCATCAAGGGAGCCTACCGGAGCCTGCCCGCCCCCCGCGGCCCGGGTCGAGCCACCGATTGGTTAAAGCTCAGCAAGGTCAGCTTCCGCAACCTGCAGGGATTCGACCTCAATCTGCCGCTCGGACGTCTCGTCATGGCGGTGGGCCCCAGCGGGGCCGGTAAATCGACGCTGTTTCGGGACGTGCTGAGACCGGCGGTGAGCGCTGCCATCAAGGCCAAAAAGACCCGCCTCACCGGCGCCACCTTGGTCAAAATGGGCGCGTTTGACGACGTGGAAGAAGCCATGGAGGGTGCCCCGTTCGGTGAGCTCAGCGGAGCGCTGCCATTCAAGACCGTGATCGAAGTCGATCAATCGCCCATCGGGAAAACACCGCGCTCCACGCCGGCCACTTATCTCGGCATTTTTGATTTGATCCGACAATTTTTCGCGTCCCTGCCGGAGTCCAAGATTCGTGGATACACCGCCAGTCGGTTTTCCTTCAACACCGCCGGCGGGCGCTGCGAGACCTGTGCGGGCGGCGGACGCATCAAACTCGAAATGGCGTTCATGCCGGACACGTTCCTCCCCTGCGACGACTGCGGTGGATCGCGCTACGGCCCGGAGCTCGATGACGTAACGTGGAACGATCGCACCATCGGCGATGTGCTGCGACTGACCTTCGAAGAAGCGGCGGCATTTTTCTCCTTTCACAGCCAACTTGGCGCCATCTGCCAGCTAATGGTCGACTGCGGCCTGGGCTACCTGACTCTTGGCCAGAGCTCGCCATCGCTCTCCGGCGGCGAAGCGCAGCGCCTCAAGTTGATCGCTGAATTGTCGCGCGGACTGGCCTCCTACACCGAACGCAGCCGCGGCCAGCAACCGCACAACCTTTACCTGCTGGAGGAACCTACGATCGGCCTGCATTTGAGCGACTGTGAAAAGCTCATCCACCTGCTGCACTCGTTGGTCGATCAGGGGCATTCGGTCGTCGTGATCGAGCATCACCTCGATCTGATCGCCGAAGCCGACTACGTGATCGAACTCGGCCCGACCGGAGGTCCCGACGGCGGACGGCTGCTCTATCAGGGCAACCTCGCCGGATTGATGAAGCGGGCGCGTTCGGTCACGGCGCCGTATTTGCGCGAGAAAATTGACCGTGCTTAA
- the lpdA gene encoding dihydrolipoyl dehydrogenase: MAESKDYDLIVIGGGPAGYAAAIRAGQLGKKVACVEMESAGGTCLNWGCIPTKALLKSAELYLKMKKADEFGISAGEITFDFAKVMERSRGVAGQMAKGIEFLFKKNKVDYIRGKGQVSAPGMVSIVEGKDMGQFLKAKNILIATGCKMRRIPGLEVDGERVMTSREALANKKLPKSIVIVGAGAIGVEFAYFYNAFGTDVTLVEMLPNVLPIEDNEISKTLERSFEKQGIKIRTGTKCENFQVGKDTVKLDLVKGGEKEEIEAEVVLSAIGVVANIEGVLAANVKVALDRDYVKVGDDYQTNVKGIYAAGDIIGPPWLAHIATFEAVQAVNGMFGHGKPKRVGNFPGCTYCQPQVSSTGLTEQAAKEKKLDYKVGKFPFTASGKAVASGAAEGFVKVITDKKTGEIYGAHIIGAEATELIAEYGFAMDLEATVEDIHHTIHAHPTLSEAVMEAAAASLGEAIHI, from the coding sequence ATGGCTGAATCCAAAGACTACGATCTCATTGTCATCGGCGGCGGACCGGCGGGTTACGCCGCTGCTATTCGCGCCGGTCAACTCGGCAAAAAAGTTGCCTGCGTCGAAATGGAAAGTGCGGGCGGCACTTGCCTCAACTGGGGCTGTATTCCGACCAAGGCCCTGCTCAAGAGCGCGGAGCTTTATCTGAAGATGAAAAAGGCCGACGAATTCGGCATTTCGGCCGGTGAAATCACGTTCGACTTTGCGAAAGTCATGGAACGTTCGCGAGGCGTGGCGGGCCAAATGGCCAAGGGGATCGAGTTCCTCTTCAAGAAGAACAAGGTCGATTATATCCGCGGCAAAGGACAGGTGAGCGCGCCGGGCATGGTTTCCATCGTCGAAGGCAAGGACATGGGGCAGTTCCTCAAAGCGAAGAACATCCTCATCGCGACCGGCTGCAAGATGCGCCGTATTCCTGGACTCGAAGTCGATGGTGAGCGCGTGATGACTTCACGTGAAGCTCTGGCCAACAAGAAGTTGCCGAAATCCATTGTGATCGTGGGGGCCGGCGCCATCGGCGTGGAGTTCGCGTATTTCTACAACGCCTTCGGCACCGATGTGACCCTCGTGGAAATGTTGCCGAATGTGCTGCCGATCGAGGACAACGAGATTTCCAAGACGCTCGAGCGTTCGTTCGAGAAGCAAGGCATCAAGATCCGCACCGGCACGAAGTGTGAGAATTTCCAAGTCGGCAAAGACACCGTGAAGCTCGATCTCGTCAAAGGTGGCGAGAAAGAGGAAATCGAAGCCGAGGTGGTGCTTTCCGCCATCGGCGTCGTCGCCAACATCGAAGGCGTGCTCGCGGCTAACGTGAAGGTCGCGCTCGATCGCGACTACGTGAAGGTCGGCGACGACTACCAGACCAACGTCAAAGGCATCTACGCGGCGGGCGACATCATCGGCCCACCTTGGCTCGCCCACATCGCGACGTTTGAGGCCGTGCAGGCGGTCAATGGCATGTTCGGCCACGGCAAACCCAAGCGCGTCGGTAATTTCCCGGGTTGCACCTATTGCCAGCCCCAGGTTTCCAGCACCGGTCTCACGGAGCAGGCGGCCAAAGAGAAGAAACTCGACTACAAGGTCGGCAAGTTTCCCTTCACCGCTTCCGGCAAGGCCGTCGCCAGCGGCGCAGCCGAAGGGTTTGTCAAAGTCATCACCGACAAAAAGACCGGCGAGATCTACGGCGCGCATATTATTGGCGCCGAGGCGACGGAGCTCATTGCCGAGTATGGTTTTGCCATGGATCTCGAAGCGACCGTCGAGGATATCCATCACACGATCCACGCGCATCCGACCCTCAGCGAGGCGGTCATGGAAGCCGCCGCCGCCTCGCTCGGCGAAGCGATCCACATCTAA
- a CDS encoding phage holin family protein, producing MLVRWSVLALGVTIATKIVPGIECNEPSTLIIVVVLLSFLNAVLKPLLMLFALPFIVVTMGLGIVLINATLFWLVGELVNGFSVASFGSALLGAIIVSVTNLVLNSVLGPKGKAGRSDRKGGGRGPGKPPKPDDVIDV from the coding sequence ATGCTGGTGCGTTGGAGCGTTCTGGCGCTGGGCGTCACGATCGCCACCAAAATCGTGCCCGGGATCGAATGCAACGAACCTTCCACGCTCATCATCGTGGTCGTGTTGCTGAGCTTTCTCAACGCGGTGCTCAAACCGCTGCTCATGCTCTTCGCGTTACCCTTCATCGTGGTCACCATGGGGCTGGGTATCGTGTTGATCAACGCGACTCTTTTCTGGCTGGTCGGCGAACTCGTGAACGGTTTTTCGGTCGCCTCGTTTGGTTCCGCCTTGTTGGGCGCGATCATTGTGAGTGTGACCAACCTCGTGCTCAACAGCGTGCTGGGCCCGAAAGGGAAGGCGGGCCGGAGCGATCGCAAAGGTGGTGGCCGCGGCCCGGGCAAGCCGCCCAAGCCCGACGACGTGATCGACGTCTAG